The following are encoded in a window of Streptomyces sp. 11x1 genomic DNA:
- a CDS encoding hydrogenase maturation protease, protein MTRGSRIAVIGVGNEFRRDDGVGWEVIARLRKRAGGPPLPAGTVLATCDGDPARLIGLWEDAGLAVVVDAAHTHPGSPGRVHRLELDGERLARSTATSSHGLGLGEAVELARALGRLPERLVVYAVEGADDSLGTGLSPAVTAAVDPLVDAVREEIARYRAAPVGRLP, encoded by the coding sequence ATGACGAGGGGCAGCCGGATCGCCGTCATCGGCGTCGGGAACGAGTTCCGCCGCGACGACGGCGTGGGCTGGGAGGTGATCGCCCGGCTGCGAAAGCGGGCGGGTGGCCCGCCTCTGCCGGCGGGCACCGTGCTCGCCACCTGTGACGGTGATCCGGCCAGGCTGATCGGTCTCTGGGAGGACGCTGGGCTCGCCGTGGTGGTCGACGCGGCCCACACGCATCCCGGGAGCCCCGGGCGCGTCCACCGCCTGGAACTCGACGGCGAACGCCTGGCACGGTCCACAGCGACCAGTTCGCACGGACTGGGCCTCGGTGAGGCCGTCGAGCTGGCCCGCGCCCTGGGGCGGCTGCCGGAGCGTCTGGTCGTCTACGCGGTGGAGGGTGCCGACGATTCCCTCGGCACCGGCCTCTCCCCCGCCGTCACCGCCGCGGTGGACCCCCTCGTGGACGCGGTCCGGGAGGAGATCGCGCGGTATCGCGCCGCGCCGGTGGGGAGGCTGCCATGA
- a CDS encoding 4Fe-4S dicluster domain-containing protein — MTRTAAPAVLDRDGLDALVAALVDDGRTVVGPTVRDGAIVLAELDSAAELPYGWGVELEAGRYRLVPREDGAAFAHSAGPQSWKNYLHPPREKLWSADRTADGAPVFTPHPPEAPAYAFLGVRPCDLRAIAIQDRVLTGGRYADGGYGARRGRALLIAAECTEPGATCFCVSTGGGPAADPGYDLALTEVVDDDGHRFLVRVGSDEGARLLDRVPHRAADAGTRDTARASVDAARERMGRSLPPVDLRTLLGASLEAERWDDVAARCLTCGNCTMVCPTCFCVTTEEVTDLTGDHTERWQRWDSCFDLDFSYLHEGPVRSSGRSRYRQWLTHKLGTWHDQFGTSGCVGCGRCIVWCPTGIDITEEVAALDAELDPDHREPAPEA, encoded by the coding sequence ATGACCCGCACGGCGGCCCCGGCGGTACTGGACCGCGACGGCCTCGACGCCTTGGTCGCGGCCCTGGTGGACGACGGCCGGACCGTCGTCGGACCGACGGTCCGTGACGGCGCGATCGTGCTCGCGGAGCTGGACTCGGCCGCCGAGCTGCCCTATGGCTGGGGGGTCGAGCTGGAGGCCGGCCGGTACCGGCTCGTCCCCCGCGAGGACGGCGCCGCGTTCGCGCACAGCGCGGGCCCGCAGTCCTGGAAGAACTACCTCCACCCGCCGCGGGAGAAGCTGTGGAGCGCCGACCGGACGGCCGACGGCGCGCCGGTGTTCACCCCGCACCCGCCCGAGGCGCCGGCGTACGCCTTCCTCGGGGTCCGGCCCTGTGACCTGCGGGCCATCGCGATCCAGGACCGGGTCCTGACCGGGGGGCGGTACGCGGACGGCGGCTACGGCGCGCGCCGCGGACGGGCGCTGCTGATCGCGGCCGAGTGCACCGAGCCGGGCGCCACCTGCTTCTGTGTGTCGACGGGCGGCGGCCCCGCCGCCGATCCCGGGTACGACCTCGCGCTGACCGAGGTCGTGGACGACGACGGACACCGCTTCCTCGTCCGGGTCGGCAGCGACGAGGGGGCCCGGCTGCTGGACCGGGTGCCGCACCGCGCGGCCGACGCGGGCACGCGGGACACCGCCCGCGCCTCGGTGGACGCGGCGCGTGAGCGCATGGGCCGGTCCCTGCCCCCCGTCGACCTGCGGACGCTGCTGGGCGCCAGCCTGGAGGCCGAGCGCTGGGACGACGTGGCCGCCCGTTGTCTGACCTGCGGCAACTGCACGATGGTCTGCCCGACCTGCTTCTGTGTCACCACCGAGGAGGTCACCGACCTGACCGGTGACCACACCGAGCGCTGGCAACGCTGGGACTCCTGCTTCGACCTGGACTTCTCCTACCTGCACGAGGGCCCGGTGCGCTCCTCGGGACGCTCCCGCTACCGGCAGTGGCTCACCCACAAGCTCGGCACCTGGCACGACCAGTTCGGCACCTCCGGATGCGTGGGCTGCGGGCGGTGCATCGTCTGGTGCCCGACCGGCATCGACATCACGGAGGAGGTCGCCGCGCTGGACGCGGAACTCGACCCCGACCATCGCGAACCCGCCCCGGAGGCATGA
- a CDS encoding HypC/HybG/HupF family hydrogenase formation chaperone, translating to MCPGVPERILEVHEDAGLRMGTVDFGGGRREVCLSCNARRGRRDVCGRARRLRDHRGGRG from the coding sequence ATGTGTCCGGGCGTTCCGGAGCGGATCCTGGAGGTGCACGAGGACGCGGGGCTGCGCATGGGCACCGTCGACTTCGGCGGCGGACGGCGCGAGGTGTGTCTCAGCTGTAACGCCCGACGCGGACGTCGGGACGTGTGTGGTCGTGCACGTCGGCTTCGCGATCACCGAGGTGGACGAGGCTGA
- a CDS encoding MMPL family transporter, protein MLSKALLRLGASAARHPWRVIAAWLVATSLAVLAAVAFGGRNADAMTAPGLDSQRAAELIERAGTGQEGMTAQVVVTPLDGAATFFDHDGARTALTRLQTEVKRLPHVLGTSDPAGALDAGGDTAVRGDLVSADGRIAVVRVQYPDQSRLSGEDLDALVELGDRLRTELPLRIEMGGNLFYAFSDADGGVSELIGILAAAAILFLAFGSLVAAALPIGMAVFGLTVGVATMTVLAGVTDVPTFAPVLGSMVGLGVGIDYALFVLARHREYLARGLDPHEAAGRAVATAGRPVVFAGGIVVVSILGLAVANVPFMTVGGLAVSIVVLTMVVASVTLLPAFLGAAGPRLARTGRIGRALQTRKLGRAARRQDPAGAPPAGAAPAAGWRRWIGHVSRHPVPYAVGAAGLLLAATLPVLGLRVGLPDDGSLPHSRTERRAYDLVAEGFGPGTNGPLVIAADPAGDPGVLDRLVGAVAADPGIASVAPTHIDRATGIATLVVFPTTSPQDKATADTIARLRTDVLPTAIGHGPASAHVGGAAASLSDVGRRTSQRLPVFVAAVLAMSFLLLTLVFRSILVPLKAVLLNLLSIGAAYGVMVAVFQWGWGGALIGLEATVPIVSFIPMFLFAILFGLSMDYEVFLLSRVREEYLRTGDNGTAIVEGVSGTARIITSAALIMVAVFLSFAVAEDPSTKMFGLGLATAILIDATVVRMVLVPATMTLLGRTNWWLPKWLDRMLPRGPVGTDDTGAESTGEAPPPRLIDR, encoded by the coding sequence ATGCTCTCGAAAGCCCTGTTGCGCCTGGGCGCAAGCGCCGCCCGCCATCCCTGGCGGGTGATCGCGGCATGGCTGGTCGCCACCTCGCTCGCCGTCCTCGCCGCCGTCGCCTTCGGCGGGCGGAACGCGGATGCGATGACCGCTCCGGGACTGGACTCCCAGCGGGCCGCGGAACTGATCGAGCGGGCCGGCACCGGCCAGGAGGGGATGACCGCCCAGGTGGTCGTCACCCCCCTCGACGGCGCTGCGACGTTCTTCGACCACGACGGCGCGCGCACCGCTCTCACGCGGCTGCAGACCGAGGTGAAACGGCTGCCGCACGTGCTCGGCACCAGCGACCCGGCGGGGGCGCTCGACGCGGGCGGGGACACCGCCGTGCGCGGCGACCTCGTCTCGGCCGACGGGCGGATCGCGGTCGTCCGGGTGCAGTACCCCGACCAGAGCCGGCTGTCGGGCGAAGACCTCGACGCCCTCGTCGAACTCGGCGACCGGCTGCGCACCGAGCTGCCCCTGCGCATCGAGATGGGCGGGAACCTCTTCTACGCCTTCTCCGACGCCGACGGCGGCGTGAGCGAGCTGATCGGCATCCTCGCCGCGGCGGCGATCCTGTTCCTGGCGTTCGGTTCGCTCGTCGCCGCCGCGCTGCCGATCGGCATGGCGGTCTTCGGGCTGACCGTCGGGGTCGCCACGATGACGGTACTGGCGGGGGTGACGGACGTCCCCACCTTCGCACCCGTCCTGGGCAGCATGGTCGGGCTCGGAGTGGGCATCGACTACGCGCTGTTCGTGCTCGCCCGGCACCGGGAGTACCTTGCGCGCGGGCTCGATCCGCACGAGGCGGCGGGACGAGCGGTGGCCACGGCTGGGCGGCCGGTGGTCTTCGCCGGCGGCATCGTCGTCGTATCGATCCTCGGCCTGGCGGTCGCGAACGTACCGTTCATGACGGTGGGCGGGCTCGCCGTCTCGATCGTCGTTCTGACCATGGTAGTCGCGTCGGTGACGCTGCTGCCGGCCTTCCTCGGCGCCGCCGGCCCACGCCTGGCCCGGACCGGCCGGATCGGCCGGGCTCTGCAGACCAGGAAGCTGGGCCGAGCGGCACGGCGGCAGGACCCGGCGGGGGCGCCGCCAGCCGGCGCCGCCCCCGCCGCCGGGTGGCGGCGCTGGATCGGGCACGTCAGCCGGCACCCGGTGCCGTACGCGGTCGGCGCGGCGGGGTTGCTGCTGGCCGCGACGCTGCCCGTGCTCGGCCTGCGCGTGGGCCTGCCCGACGACGGCTCACTGCCCCACAGCCGTACCGAGCGCCGCGCCTACGACCTCGTCGCCGAGGGGTTCGGCCCGGGCACCAACGGTCCCCTCGTCATCGCCGCGGACCCCGCCGGTGATCCGGGAGTGTTGGACCGACTCGTCGGGGCGGTCGCGGCGGATCCGGGCATCGCGTCCGTCGCGCCGACGCACATCGATCGGGCCACCGGCATCGCGACCCTCGTGGTGTTCCCGACCACCAGCCCTCAGGACAAGGCCACGGCCGACACCATCGCCCGGCTGCGCACCGATGTGCTGCCCACGGCGATCGGGCACGGCCCGGCCAGCGCACATGTCGGCGGCGCCGCCGCGAGCCTGTCCGATGTGGGCCGACGCACCAGTCAGCGCCTGCCGGTGTTCGTCGCCGCCGTGCTGGCGATGTCGTTCCTGTTGCTGACGCTGGTCTTCCGCTCGATACTCGTACCGCTCAAGGCGGTACTGCTGAATCTGCTGAGCATCGGCGCGGCCTACGGCGTCATGGTCGCGGTCTTCCAGTGGGGCTGGGGAGGCGCACTCATCGGGCTGGAAGCGACGGTTCCGATCGTGTCGTTCATCCCGATGTTCCTCTTCGCCATCCTGTTCGGGCTGTCGATGGACTACGAGGTGTTCCTCCTCTCCCGTGTACGCGAGGAGTACCTGCGCACCGGCGACAACGGAACGGCGATCGTCGAGGGCGTCTCGGGCACCGCCCGGATCATCACCTCGGCTGCCCTCATCATGGTGGCGGTCTTCCTGTCCTTCGCCGTCGCCGAGGACCCCTCCACCAAGATGTTCGGGCTCGGCCTGGCCACCGCAATCTTGATCGACGCCACGGTCGTCCGCATGGTGCTGGTACCGGCGACCATGACACTCCTCGGCCGGACCAACTGGTGGCTGCCGAAGTGGCTGGACCGGATGCTTCCCCGCGGCCCGGTCGGCACCGACGACACCGGCGCGGAATCCACGGGTGAGGCCCCGCCTCCACGGCTGATCGACCGTTGA
- a CDS encoding DUF4389 domain-containing protein, which yields MTSETVPPSVRPLQPVRLTATCDPQLSRWLWLVKWLLALPHYVVLALLWVAFVVVGIVAFFAILFTGRYPRPLFDFSTGVLRWSWRVAFYTYGALGTDRYPPFTLAEVPDYPAHLDVAYPEQLSRGLVLVKWWLLAIPHYLVLGIIGGGIHVTWSSGGLIALLTFFAGVALLFTGVYPRGIFDLVIGLDRWVLRVAAYTSLLTDVYPPFRLDQGGSEPGTRP from the coding sequence ATGACATCGGAAACAGTCCCGCCGAGTGTGCGTCCCCTCCAGCCGGTCCGGCTGACCGCGACCTGTGATCCGCAGCTGTCCCGCTGGCTGTGGCTCGTGAAGTGGCTGCTCGCGCTGCCCCACTACGTCGTCCTGGCCCTCCTGTGGGTGGCGTTCGTCGTGGTGGGCATCGTGGCGTTCTTCGCGATCCTCTTCACCGGCCGCTATCCACGCCCCCTGTTCGACTTCAGCACCGGAGTGCTGCGCTGGAGCTGGCGGGTGGCCTTCTACACGTACGGCGCCCTCGGCACCGACCGCTACCCGCCCTTCACCCTCGCCGAGGTGCCGGACTACCCGGCCCACCTGGACGTGGCGTATCCCGAGCAGTTGTCCCGCGGGCTGGTCCTGGTGAAGTGGTGGCTGTTGGCCATCCCCCACTACCTGGTGCTGGGCATCATCGGGGGTGGCATCCACGTCACCTGGAGCTCGGGAGGGCTCATCGCGCTCCTGACGTTCTTCGCCGGGGTCGCCCTGCTGTTCACCGGTGTCTATCCGCGCGGCATCTTCGATCTGGTGATCGGCCTGGACCGGTGGGTGCTGCGGGTCGCCGCCTACACGTCGCTGCTCACGGACGTCTACCCGCCGTTCCGTCTCGACCAGGGCGGCAGTGAGCCGGGGACGCGCCCATGA
- a CDS encoding response regulator transcription factor produces MSIRVLVADDQAIVRTGLRIMLNAQPGIEVVGEAADGREAVRQARELHPDVCLFDIRMPVLDGLEATRLVAGPGVADPLAVVVITTFDLDEYVYGSLRAGARGFLLKDTGPDLLAQAVRSASDGEALIAPSVTVRLLQAFADLPAGRPAAQPVSPVTAREEQVLLAVARGLTNTEIADALHISLSTVKTHLASLMAKLGARNRVEIAMWAYETRRILPGT; encoded by the coding sequence GTGTCCATTCGCGTCCTCGTCGCTGACGACCAGGCGATCGTCCGCACCGGGTTGCGGATCATGCTGAACGCCCAGCCCGGAATCGAGGTGGTCGGCGAGGCCGCCGACGGGCGGGAGGCGGTACGTCAGGCCCGCGAACTACACCCGGACGTCTGCCTGTTCGACATCCGCATGCCTGTACTCGACGGGCTCGAGGCCACCCGGCTGGTCGCCGGCCCGGGCGTCGCCGACCCGCTGGCCGTGGTCGTCATCACCACGTTCGACCTCGACGAGTACGTCTACGGCTCACTCCGTGCCGGCGCCCGCGGATTCCTCCTCAAGGACACGGGACCGGACCTTCTGGCCCAGGCCGTACGGTCGGCGTCCGACGGTGAGGCGCTCATCGCACCCAGCGTCACCGTCCGTCTGCTCCAGGCGTTCGCGGACCTGCCCGCCGGCCGGCCCGCGGCCCAGCCGGTCTCCCCCGTCACCGCCCGCGAGGAGCAGGTGCTCCTGGCCGTCGCTCGCGGGCTGACCAACACCGAGATCGCCGATGCGCTGCACATCAGCCTCAGCACGGTGAAGACGCATCTGGCCAGCCTGATGGCCAAACTCGGCGCCCGCAACCGGGTCGAGATCGCGATGTGGGCCTACGAAACGCGCCGTATCCTCCCCGGAACCTGA
- a CDS encoding DUF302 domain-containing protein produces MRYDRTVNLDVDFTTAVGLVRDALAEQGFGILTEIDVTATLKAKLDHDMEDYVILGACNPSLAHRALDTDRSIGLLLPCNVVVRRDGDHTAVQVLDPNTMVALTELDALRPVAEEATRRLDAALALLGKGDTGS; encoded by the coding sequence ATGCGCTACGACCGCACCGTGAACCTCGACGTCGACTTCACCACCGCCGTCGGCCTGGTGCGCGACGCCCTCGCCGAGCAGGGCTTCGGCATCCTCACCGAGATCGACGTCACGGCCACTCTGAAGGCCAAGCTGGACCACGACATGGAGGACTACGTCATCCTGGGCGCCTGCAATCCCTCTCTCGCCCACCGGGCCCTGGACACCGACCGCTCCATCGGCCTGCTGCTGCCCTGCAACGTCGTGGTCCGCCGCGACGGCGACCACACCGCCGTACAGGTCCTCGATCCGAACACCATGGTCGCCCTGACCGAACTCGATGCCCTCCGTCCCGTCGCCGAAGAAGCCACCCGCCGCCTCGACGCCGCCCTGGCCTTGCTCGGGAAGGGAGACACCGGGAGCTGA
- a CDS encoding metal-sensitive transcriptional regulator, which translates to MNLELEGADLRTVLNRLRRAQGQISGVIRMIEEGRDCEDVITQLAAASRALDRAGFAIIATGLQQCVTDIESGRRDGEATEQTRARLEKLFLSLA; encoded by the coding sequence GTGAACTTGGAGCTCGAGGGTGCGGACCTGCGGACCGTCCTGAACCGGCTGCGCCGCGCGCAGGGCCAGATCTCCGGCGTGATCCGGATGATCGAGGAGGGACGGGACTGCGAGGACGTCATCACCCAACTCGCGGCCGCCTCCCGCGCGCTGGACCGGGCCGGTTTCGCGATCATCGCGACAGGCCTCCAGCAGTGCGTGACCGACATCGAGTCGGGCCGCCGCGACGGCGAGGCCACCGAGCAGACGCGCGCCCGCCTCGAGAAGCTCTTCCTGTCCCTGGCCTGA
- a CDS encoding universal stress protein, with amino-acid sequence MLPPVVAGVDGSVQSLAAAEWAAREAALRGRALRLVHAWNWQPRSSEGEGEHAVQRYLGRRILRQAEDRVRAGCPTVRLTDEQVEGPATPALLRAAEQAELLVLGSRGLSGFTGLLAGSVALGVVAKATRPVVLVRAEEQGERPPGADGGASALTGHGDVVLGLDLNDPCDEVIEFAFEAARLRHARLRVVHAWQTPSAISLGPGDVGLVDEVLQGQEWQGFMSAVLQTWRDKYPGTTVLETVTEGRAATTLVRAASAASLVVVGHRLTDRPTFPRIGPVTHAAVHRVTCPVAVVPHG; translated from the coding sequence ATGCTTCCGCCTGTGGTCGCCGGTGTGGACGGATCGGTGCAGAGCCTGGCCGCCGCGGAGTGGGCGGCGCGCGAGGCCGCCCTCCGGGGGCGCGCCCTTCGTCTAGTACACGCCTGGAACTGGCAACCCCGCTCCTCGGAGGGCGAGGGCGAGCACGCCGTTCAGCGGTACCTGGGTCGACGGATCCTGCGCCAGGCGGAGGATCGGGTCCGTGCCGGGTGCCCCACGGTGCGCCTGACCGACGAGCAGGTCGAGGGCCCGGCCACCCCGGCCTTGCTGAGGGCCGCGGAGCAGGCCGAGCTGCTCGTGCTGGGCTCGCGAGGACTGAGCGGTTTCACGGGCCTCCTGGCCGGTTCCGTCGCCCTGGGCGTGGTCGCGAAGGCAACCCGCCCCGTCGTCCTCGTACGGGCCGAGGAACAAGGCGAGCGTCCGCCCGGGGCGGACGGCGGCGCGTCGGCCCTCACCGGCCACGGGGACGTGGTGCTGGGCCTCGACCTCAACGATCCGTGCGACGAGGTGATCGAGTTCGCGTTCGAGGCGGCTCGACTGCGCCACGCCCGTCTGCGGGTCGTGCACGCCTGGCAGACCCCGTCCGCGATCTCTCTGGGACCCGGGGACGTGGGCCTGGTGGACGAGGTGCTCCAGGGGCAGGAGTGGCAGGGGTTCATGTCCGCGGTGCTGCAGACGTGGCGGGACAAGTACCCCGGGACGACCGTGCTGGAGACCGTGACCGAGGGCAGGGCCGCGACCACGCTGGTCCGTGCCGCCTCGGCGGCGAGCCTCGTCGTCGTGGGCCACCGCCTGACGGACCGGCCGACATTCCCGCGCATCGGACCGGTCACCCACGCCGCCGTCCATCGGGTGACCTGCCCGGTGGCCGTCGTCCCCCACGGGTGA
- a CDS encoding histidine kinase, with amino-acid sequence MLRDDLRTLWTEPRPPDVPARVRWDWALLAVGLAGVVLEATLRENVVWRPVAVVFAVWLCLLLLWRRTRPLAVVTLAFGSVLLLQVASLVAAQREPVGLDTGAVVLVLVYALLRWGSGREIVLGGTVILAVGALCVVTYEAPVVERVVGFVFLLLPGVVGADVRFWVTARERQLEQVRSRERERLARELHDTVAHHVSAMVIIAQAGRVLAGTAPSAAVEALERVEEEGARTLEEMRAMVAALRDRGVGAELAPPAGVADLERLVRTPGGRLRVDLGLDGELDALPPAVDAAVYRIVQESVTNALRHAVDATELVVRVAAERHTVRVSVRDNGRRTGRGRDGYGLTGLRERAILLGGTLRAGPGTDRGWHVEAELPRARSGSGVHSRPRR; translated from the coding sequence GTGCTCCGAGACGACCTGCGAACCCTGTGGACCGAACCCCGGCCGCCCGACGTGCCCGCCCGGGTGCGGTGGGACTGGGCGCTGCTCGCCGTGGGCCTCGCCGGTGTGGTGCTGGAGGCCACCCTGCGCGAGAACGTCGTGTGGCGGCCGGTGGCGGTGGTGTTCGCCGTATGGCTGTGCCTGCTGCTCCTGTGGCGCCGGACCCGCCCGCTGGCGGTGGTCACGCTGGCGTTCGGCTCGGTGCTGCTGCTCCAGGTGGCCTCGCTCGTCGCCGCACAGCGCGAGCCCGTCGGCCTGGACACCGGCGCTGTCGTGCTCGTGCTGGTGTACGCGCTGCTCCGGTGGGGATCGGGACGCGAGATCGTGCTGGGCGGCACGGTGATCCTCGCGGTCGGCGCGCTGTGTGTCGTCACGTACGAGGCCCCGGTCGTCGAAAGGGTCGTGGGCTTCGTCTTCCTGCTGCTGCCCGGCGTGGTCGGAGCTGACGTACGGTTCTGGGTGACCGCTCGCGAGCGGCAGTTGGAGCAGGTGCGCTCCCGCGAGCGCGAGCGGCTCGCCCGGGAACTGCACGACACGGTGGCCCACCACGTGTCGGCCATGGTGATCATCGCCCAGGCGGGCCGGGTGCTCGCGGGCACCGCCCCGTCCGCCGCCGTCGAGGCGCTGGAGAGGGTCGAGGAGGAAGGGGCACGCACGCTGGAGGAAATGCGCGCCATGGTCGCCGCGCTGCGCGACCGCGGGGTCGGCGCCGAGCTGGCGCCCCCTGCCGGAGTTGCGGATCTGGAGCGCCTGGTGCGCACCCCGGGTGGCCGCCTCAGGGTCGACCTGGGGCTCGACGGCGAACTGGACGCGCTGCCCCCGGCCGTGGACGCGGCCGTCTACCGGATCGTGCAGGAGTCGGTGACCAACGCGCTGCGCCATGCGGTCGACGCGACCGAGCTCGTCGTCCGGGTCGCCGCGGAACGGCACACGGTACGGGTGAGCGTGCGCGACAACGGCCGGCGCACCGGCCGGGGTCGCGACGGATACGGACTTACCGGACTGCGCGAGCGCGCGATCCTGCTCGGCGGCACACTACGAGCCGGCCCGGGTACCGACCGGGGCTGGCATGTCGAAGCCGAACTGCCGAGAGCGAGGAGCGGGAGCGGTGTCCATTCGCGTCCTCGTCGCTGA
- a CDS encoding cyclic nucleotide-binding domain-containing protein, translating to MSVSPMLRLTHALPPQHRDRLLRVAREVDLPPGLRLFEEGARADRFWVVRNGRVALDLHVPGRHAPVIETLGTGDLVGWSWLYEPYIWQLGAETVTRVAAHEFDAVAVRRMCEEDAEFGRAVGHWVGRVVSQRLNAARARLVDLYGRSPGGGA from the coding sequence ATGAGCGTCTCCCCCATGCTGCGCCTGACCCACGCGCTGCCTCCCCAGCATCGCGACCGGCTGCTGCGCGTCGCCCGCGAGGTCGATCTGCCGCCGGGCCTGCGCCTGTTCGAGGAGGGCGCACGCGCCGACCGCTTCTGGGTCGTGCGGAACGGCCGCGTCGCCCTCGATCTGCACGTACCCGGTCGTCACGCGCCGGTGATCGAGACCCTGGGCACCGGCGACCTGGTGGGCTGGTCCTGGCTGTACGAGCCGTACATCTGGCAGCTCGGCGCCGAGACCGTCACCCGGGTGGCGGCGCACGAGTTCGACGCCGTCGCCGTGCGCCGGATGTGCGAGGAGGACGCCGAGTTCGGCCGGGCGGTCGGTCACTGGGTGGGCCGGGTCGTCTCGCAACGGCTCAACGCGGCCCGCGCGCGTCTGGTGGACCTGTACGGCCGCTCACCGGGCGGGGGTGCGTGA
- a CDS encoding aminotransferase class V-fold PLP-dependent enzyme — protein sequence MNRPAAAAPPTLLDRVRRGLIGDDEVLEGPYGPKRIVYADYTASGRSLDFIEDFVREQVLPRYGNTHTESSSTGAQTTRLREDARRIIHEAVGGTEDDLVVFCGSGATAAVNKLVGIMELRRPDRPLRDRRPVVFVGPYEHHSNELPWRESVADVVVIEEDPDGHIDLARLEAELRRHADRPLRIGSFSAASNVTGILTDTDRIARLLHAHGALSFWDYAAAGPYIPIRMAESAPGAGDHKDALFLSPHKFVGGPQTPGVLVVRRELVRNPVPTVPGGGTVSFVDPLAHRYLDDPVAREEGGTPAIIESIRAGLVFALKQAVGADAIQAAEERHWRHALAHWDRAPGIEVLGNRHARRLPIASFRIRHGEHGYLHHNYVVALLNDLFGIQARGGCSCAGPYGHRLLAIDAATSHALLDEVVHGCEGIKPGWTRLNFNYFISDTVRDYLVDAVGLVAAQGHRLLRDYRFDPHTGQWHHRSGPTASPLRLTDLRFDADGPIVAPAPRHRRLGEEALAGQLEDARAVLAARPAPVDDGPTGLPAGFEHMRWFPLPPVCLEQSRAGTG from the coding sequence ATGAACCGGCCTGCGGCCGCCGCCCCGCCCACGCTGCTGGATCGCGTCCGCCGCGGCCTCATCGGCGACGACGAGGTCCTGGAGGGCCCCTACGGACCGAAGCGGATCGTCTACGCCGACTACACGGCGTCCGGCCGCTCGCTCGACTTCATCGAGGACTTCGTGCGCGAGCAGGTGCTGCCGCGCTACGGCAACACCCACACGGAGAGTTCCAGCACCGGGGCGCAGACCACCCGGCTGCGCGAGGACGCCCGCCGGATCATCCACGAGGCGGTCGGCGGCACCGAGGACGACCTCGTCGTCTTCTGCGGCTCCGGAGCCACCGCGGCGGTCAACAAGCTGGTCGGCATCATGGAGTTGCGGCGTCCCGACCGCCCCCTGCGCGACCGGCGGCCCGTGGTGTTCGTCGGACCGTACGAACACCACTCCAACGAACTGCCGTGGCGCGAGTCCGTCGCCGACGTGGTGGTGATCGAGGAGGATCCCGACGGTCACATCGACCTCGCCCGGCTCGAAGCGGAACTGCGGCGCCACGCCGACCGCCCGCTGCGCATCGGCAGCTTCTCCGCCGCCTCCAACGTCACCGGCATCCTCACCGACACCGACCGCATCGCGCGCCTGTTGCACGCCCACGGCGCGCTGTCCTTCTGGGACTACGCGGCGGCGGGGCCGTACATCCCGATCCGGATGGCCGAAAGCGCCCCCGGCGCCGGGGACCACAAGGACGCACTGTTCCTGTCCCCGCACAAGTTCGTCGGCGGCCCACAGACCCCGGGCGTCCTCGTCGTGCGGCGGGAACTCGTGCGCAACCCGGTACCCACCGTGCCCGGCGGCGGCACGGTCTCCTTCGTCGATCCGCTTGCCCATCGCTATCTCGACGATCCTGTGGCCCGCGAGGAGGGCGGCACCCCGGCGATCATCGAGTCCATCCGGGCCGGACTGGTCTTCGCCCTCAAACAGGCCGTCGGGGCGGACGCCATCCAGGCCGCCGAGGAGCGCCACTGGCGCCACGCGCTCGCACACTGGGACCGCGCGCCCGGTATCGAGGTCCTCGGGAATCGTCACGCCCGCCGCCTGCCCATCGCCTCCTTCCGCATCAGGCACGGGGAGCACGGCTATCTGCACCACAACTACGTCGTCGCCCTCCTCAACGACCTCTTCGGGATACAGGCCCGCGGCGGCTGCTCCTGCGCCGGCCCCTACGGACACAGACTGCTGGCCATCGACGCCGCCACCTCCCACGCGCTGCTCGACGAGGTCGTGCACGGCTGCGAGGGCATCAAGCCCGGCTGGACACGCCTCAACTTCAACTACTTCATCAGCGACACCGTCCGCGACTACCTCGTCGACGCCGTGGGCCTGGTCGCCGCACAGGGGCACCGGCTCCTGCGGGACTACCGCTTCGACCCGCACACCGGACAGTGGCACCACCGCAGCGGCCCGACCGCGTCCCCGCTGCGGCTGACCGACCTTCGCTTCGACGCCGACGGGCCGATCGTCGCCCCGGCCCCCCGGCACCGCCGACTGGGCGAGGAAGCGCTGGCCGGACAACTCGAAGACGCCCGTGCAGTGCTGGCGGCCCGCCCCGCCCCCGTCGACGACGGTCCCACCGGACTGCCGGCCGGCTTCGAGCACATGCGCTGGTTCCCGCTGCCGCCCGTCTGCCTGGAACAAAGCCGCGCCGGCACCGGTTGA